ACGCCATCTTTCTGGCGCAGTTAAGGAAAACACATGGCAAAGGTTTTATTCCTTTACTCCTCTCGCGAGGGACAAACAAAGAAGATTATTGAGCATATCGCGACATCGACCGCGGGCGATAATGCGGTGTACGTTGATTTACACCAATCACCGAAAGTTGATCTTAATGACTATGAGCGGGTGCTCATTGGTGCTTCAATACGATATGGACGCTTAAGCAAGCAGCTTTATCAATTTATTGAAACTCATCAATCTCAACTGGAGCAGGCGAAAGTCGCCTTCTTTTGTGTCAACTTAACGGCGCGTAA
This genomic interval from Vibrio hippocampi contains the following:
- the hemG gene encoding menaquinone-dependent protoporphyrinogen IX dehydrogenase, which produces MAKVLFLYSSREGQTKKIIEHIATSTAGDNAVYVDLHQSPKVDLNDYERVLIGASIRYGRLSKQLYQFIETHQSQLEQAKVAFFCVNLTARKEDQGKDTPEGSVYIKTFLNKSPWKPALIGVFAGALYYPRYNLVDRFMIKLIMSLTGGETDTSKEVEYTNWEKVALFAKQFAQM